The DNA region GTCGGGTGTGGGAAAGACACACCTTGCAAATGCTATCGGCACAAAAATCAAAGAACTCTATCCAGACAAGAGAGTACTATATGTATCGGCACATCTGTTCCAGGTACAATATACCGACTCTGTACGTAACAATACTACAAACGATTTTATCAACTTCTACCAATCAATTGACATATTGATTATTGATGATATTCAAGAATTTGCCGGTGTTACCAAAACACAGAATACATTCTTTCATATCTTTAATCACTTACACCAAAACGGTAAACAGCTTATCCTGACTTCAGATCGTGCTCCCGTATTATTGCAAGGCATGGAAGAACGACTCATCACCCGTTTCAAATGGGGTATGGTAGCTGAACTGGAAAGACCAACCGTAGAATTACGCAAGAATATCCTGCGCAATAAGATACATCGTGACGGTTTACAGTTCCCCCCGGAAGTAATTGATTATATCGCAGAAAATGTGGGCGACAGTGTGCGTGACCTGGAAGGAATCGTTATTTCCATCATGGCGCACTCTACTATATATAATAAAGAAATTGATCTGGAACTGGCACAACGCATTGTGCGGAAGGTCGTGAAAAGTGAAAGTAAAGCGGTTACCGTTGATGACATCATCAATGTGGTATGCAAGCATTTCTCACTGGATACCGCTACCATCCATACTAAATCACGAAAACGCGAAGTGGTACAGGCACGCCAGATAGCCATGTTTCTCGCTAAATCCTATACAGATCTTTCGACAGCTAAGATAGGCGCATTAATAGGCCATAAAGATCACGCAACCGTATTGCACGCCTGCAAAACTATTAAAGAATTACGGGAAGTAGACAAAACTTTCCGCGCAGAAATAGATGATATCCAAGCATCATTAAAAAAGCAGGGTTAAAAACCCTGCTTTTTTATTACTTTCCAAAGATTCTCCGACATTACTTCGTTATCTTCTTTCTTATAACGTACATCCGTAAAGACTTGAGCCAAGGTTTCTTTGTTGTTTTCAAAAATAAATTGCTTGTTTTCGGGCAAAGATTCCTTATAGGCATACAAGCGATCTATGTCTTCAGGAGTATAATCATGATACGTCTCCTCATGTACAATAGCTTCCAGAGGCAATCGATCTACCTGTACAGGCTCCTCAGCAGGCCAACCTACTGTCACTGTTGTAATAGGAAATACCAATTCTGGTAACTCCAGAGCTTCGATTATCATTTGCGGATTGTAAGTCGTCGTACCCAGATAACATATACCTAATCCTTTTTCTTCCGCAGCCACACAAAAAGTCTGTGCAGCCAGCAAGGCATCTACAGAGCCGGTTACGAACCACTCCAAATTATTATACCCGGGAGTTGCTTTTCGCTGTTCGCACCATTTAGTAAAACGGCGCAGGTCTATACAAAATGTCAAAACCACAGGTGCAGTTTTCACCATCGGCTGATTGAAATGAGCCGGTGCCAATCTAGCTTTCCGTTCTGCATCACGCGTTACAATTACACTGTACACCTGCATATTTCCGACTGTAGAGGCCCGAAATGCAGAATTAAGCAAATCATTTAACAAATCCGAAGAAATATCTTTCTGTTGATATTTGCGGATTGTTCTTCTCTGTTTTAGGATTTCCATTCTTTTATTTTTTTGCAAATATAGAAAAAGAATAGCAAATTGTTATCAAAGAACGAGTTTAAAGTTTATCTACGTTTCCTAAAATC from Bacteroides sp. MSB163 includes:
- a CDS encoding NADPH-dependent oxidoreductase; the encoded protein is MEILKQRRTIRKYQQKDISSDLLNDLLNSAFRASTVGNMQVYSVIVTRDAERKARLAPAHFNQPMVKTAPVVLTFCIDLRRFTKWCEQRKATPGYNNLEWFVTGSVDALLAAQTFCVAAEEKGLGICYLGTTTYNPQMIIEALELPELVFPITTVTVGWPAEEPVQVDRLPLEAIVHEETYHDYTPEDIDRLYAYKESLPENKQFIFENNKETLAQVFTDVRYKKEDNEVMSENLWKVIKKQGF
- the dnaA gene encoding chromosomal replication initiator protein DnaA; the protein is MSELNHVGLWNRCLEIIRDNVPEQTYKTWFLPIIPLKYEDKTLVVQVPSQFFYEFLEDKFVDLLRKTLYKVIGDGTKLLYNVMVDKSSRTTVNLESTPRTIIPQKKVIGREIPQAPIADLDPHLNPEYNFETFIEGYSNKLSRSVAEAVAQNPAKTIFNPLFFYGASGVGKTHLANAIGTKIKELYPDKRVLYVSAHLFQVQYTDSVRNNTTNDFINFYQSIDILIIDDIQEFAGVTKTQNTFFHIFNHLHQNGKQLILTSDRAPVLLQGMEERLITRFKWGMVAELERPTVELRKNILRNKIHRDGLQFPPEVIDYIAENVGDSVRDLEGIVISIMAHSTIYNKEIDLELAQRIVRKVVKSESKAVTVDDIINVVCKHFSLDTATIHTKSRKREVVQARQIAMFLAKSYTDLSTAKIGALIGHKDHATVLHACKTIKELREVDKTFRAEIDDIQASLKKQG